The Lysobacter panacisoli genome includes a window with the following:
- the greA gene encoding transcription elongation factor GreA, whose product MRAPITLQGAQRLRAELEELKSVKRPAVINAISEARAHGDLKENAEYHAAREQQGFIEGRIKQLEAELSHAQVIDVASLNAGSRVVFGATVELADTENDEERRYQIVGDLEADIKLGLIAISSPVARALIGKHEGDTITIDAPGGIREYEIIGVSYAG is encoded by the coding sequence ATGCGAGCACCCATTACCCTTCAGGGCGCGCAGCGTCTGCGCGCCGAGCTGGAAGAATTGAAGTCGGTCAAGCGCCCCGCGGTGATCAATGCGATCTCCGAGGCGCGCGCACACGGCGACCTCAAGGAAAACGCCGAGTACCACGCTGCACGCGAGCAACAGGGCTTCATCGAAGGCCGCATCAAGCAGCTCGAGGCGGAGCTCTCGCACGCGCAGGTCATCGACGTGGCCTCGCTCAACGCCGGTTCGCGCGTGGTGTTCGGCGCCACGGTCGAACTGGCCGATACCGAGAACGACGAAGAGCGCCGCTACCAGATCGTTGGCGACCTGGAGGCCGACATCAAGCTGGGCCTGATCGCGATTTCCTCGCCGGTGGCGCGTGCGCTGATCGGCAAGCACGAAGGCGACACGATCACCATCGATGCGCCCGGCGGTATCCGCGAGTACGAGATCATCGGCGTCAGCTACGCCGGTTGA
- a CDS encoding phosphoglycerate mutase yields the protein MANATLLLPARSRFGGQRLSDATGKALARSDRSERPGDAMADLLDVLPRGWPVAAAARQRDVGDAANALWLRADPAFVRPDINGARLLSYGEALRLSADDAHALLRPLKPLFGDAGFPIDAPSPSRWYVRLPQGAKLPEFTPPEQALGADLFDELPQGPEGRRWRALLSEAQVVLHNHPLNAQRVAAGLAPVNSLWFWGAGALPDRVQARFARIASDDESLTALAALAGANVSARPAAWRGGERGDALVDLRDVRDLAVLERDWFAPLLASLADRGLARVRLDFDDGARYDLARSQRWRFWRRPLRSFVASTESA from the coding sequence ATGGCCAACGCGACCCTCCTGCTGCCCGCACGTTCGCGCTTTGGCGGACAGCGTCTGTCGGACGCGACCGGCAAGGCGCTGGCGCGCTCCGATCGCAGCGAGCGTCCGGGCGACGCGATGGCCGACCTCCTCGACGTATTGCCGCGCGGTTGGCCGGTCGCGGCCGCCGCGCGCCAGCGCGACGTCGGCGATGCGGCGAACGCGCTGTGGCTGCGTGCCGATCCCGCGTTCGTGCGTCCCGACATCAACGGCGCGCGCCTGCTGTCCTACGGCGAGGCGCTGCGCCTGAGCGCGGACGACGCGCATGCACTGCTGCGTCCGCTGAAGCCACTGTTCGGCGACGCCGGATTCCCCATCGACGCGCCGTCGCCTTCGCGCTGGTATGTGCGCCTGCCGCAGGGAGCGAAGCTGCCCGAGTTCACGCCACCCGAGCAGGCGCTCGGTGCGGACCTGTTCGACGAACTGCCGCAGGGGCCGGAAGGCCGTCGCTGGCGTGCGCTGCTCAGCGAAGCACAGGTCGTGCTGCACAACCACCCGCTCAACGCGCAGCGCGTCGCCGCCGGCCTGGCGCCGGTGAACTCGCTGTGGTTCTGGGGCGCGGGCGCGTTGCCCGATCGCGTGCAGGCGCGTTTCGCGCGCATCGCCAGCGACGATGAATCGCTGACCGCACTGGCCGCGCTTGCGGGTGCGAATGTGAGCGCGCGACCGGCTGCATGGCGCGGTGGCGAACGCGGCGATGCGCTGGTCGACCTGCGCGACGTGCGCGATCTCGCCGTGCTGGAGCGCGACTGGTTCGCGCCGTTGCTGGCATCGCTGGCCGACCGTGGCCTCGCACGCGTGCGCCTGGATTTCGACGACGGTGCGCGTTACGACCTCGCGCGTTCGCAGCGGTGGCGCTTCTGGCGCCGTCCGCTGCGTTCGTTCGTCGCGTCGACGGAAAGCGCATGA